Part of the Meiothermus sp. CFH 77666 genome is shown below.
CAAGCCGCGTCTGGTCAAAATCACCCCCGAGGCCGCCGCTAAGGTGGTGCTGGAACACGCCGATCAGGTGGTGATTCCCATGACCTGCGCCAGCGAAGGTGCGGTGGATGTTTACATCGAACCCCTGGTCGGAAAGGCCTGCCTGCTGGTGGTGGGCGGCTCCCAGATTGCCCTCACGACAGCGCAGATTGCGGCCCGGATGAACTACCGGGTCACGCTGGCCTGCGATATGCCAGAGCTGGCAGGGGTGAGCCTCGAGTCCGACATTCAGGTGCTGGACTGGCGCGATCTGGAGGGCTGGCTACCCCACCAGAACCCCGCCAAAACCAGCATCGTGGTGGCCTCGCAGGGCCATTACGACGAAGACGTACTGGCCCTCATTGCCAGGTGGATGCCCCAGCCCGCCTACCTGGGCCTGGTCGCCAGCCGCAAACGCGGCGCTGCGGTGCTGGACAACCTCGAGATTCTGGGCGTCCCCAAAACCGCCTTGCCAGGGCTCAAATACCCCGCCGGCCTCGACCTCGGCGGACGCGGGCGCGACGAGGTAGCCATCTCGATCCTGGCCGAAATAATCCTGTACAAAAGCGGGAAGGCGTGGCCTGATAGCGCCGGGGTCGCAAAGGAGAAAATCCCTGTCAACGACCAGACCTCGAGCCAACCTTTGCCTTCCTCACCCCAAAACGACCCAACCGTCCTGAGAGAAATACAGCAGGTAGCATCCATCGCGGCGGAAATTTCAGCAGTTACCAGCACCCCTGCTGCCTACCCAACGCCCCTGCCTCCCGGAATGGCCATAGACCCAACCAGTGGCGAAGTGCTGGAAATCGCCAGAGCGGTGAGCGCGGAGTATCAGGGCCAGACCTACTACTTCAGTTGCCCCAATTGCCGCGCCAAGTTCCTCAAGAACCCCGATAAATACCTGAAAGGCAAGGCATGAGCCAGGCCGAAATTAACCCCCTGCTCACCACCGTCGAGGGCATCCAGGCCGTTCTGCGCGAACGAAACTACATCGCCGACCTGCCCATGGCCACCGCCCTGCGGCTGGTGATGGCGCTACGCAAACCCCTGCTGGTAGAAGGCCCCGCCGGGGTTGGCAAGACCCAGGTAGCCAAAACCCTGGCCGAGGTGCTGGATACCAAGCTTATTCGCTTGCAGTGCTACGAGGGGCTGGACACCGCCCAGGCCCTCTACGAGTGGAACTACCCCAAACAGATGCTGCACATCCGCCTGACCGAGCATACAGGAGCAAGCGTAGCGGAGCGAGAAGCCCAGATTTTCAGCGAGGCCTATCTGCTGCGACGCCCGTTGCTCGAGGCCATCTCGCAGGACAAGCCCCCGGTGTTGTTGATTGACGAAATTGACCGCACCGACGAAGAGTTCGAGGCTTTTTTGCTGGAGCTACTGGCCGAGTTCCAGGTCACCATCCCCGAGCTGGGCACCCTCAAGGCCACCCACCGGCCCTACGTGATTCTGACCTCCAACCGCAGCCGGGAGCTATCCGACGCCCTGCGGCGGCGCTGCTTGTACCTGTGGCAAAACTACCCCAGCTTCGAGAAGGAGGTGGAGATCATCCGTACCAAGCTGCCGGGTATCAACGAGCGGCTGGCCCAGAAGATCGCCACTGTGGTCGCCCATCTGCGCGAACTTCCCCTGAACAAAGCCCCCGGCGTAGCCGAGAGCCTGGACTGGGCCGAAGCCCTGGTCTCCTTGCACAAGGAGTCGCTGGATATGCACATCCTGGAGCAGACCTGGGGCGTGATTCTCAAGGATAAAGACGACCTGACCCTGGTAGAGGCCCACAAGCAGCGCATTGCCGAGCTGGTGGCCTAGGGCCGGCGTTCTGCAGCGCTGGCTTTCAGCCGCCCGCAGGTTGACTAACCAAATGTCCACCTCCGCTGAACCCCTACAGTTCCCGTATGGCAGTCTGCCCGAGAATCTGATTGCCTTTACCGAACACCTGCGGCACACCACCCAGCGCTTCAATCTCGGCCCAGGGGAGGTGCAGGATGCCTTGGAGGCGCTGGGAGCCATCAACCTGGGCAGCCTGCAGGAGGTGCGTCAGGCTCTCAAGCTGGTGCTTTGCAGCAACCTCGAGCAAGAACGGGTCTTTGACGACCTGTTTTTCCAGTTTTTTCTTCCCAGCCGCAAACGAGTCGGGGCCCAGCCCAACTCCCACAAGGCGAGCCCCGGCAGCCAGGGCGAGACCGGCCAAAAAAGCCAGCCCGCCCGCAACACCCCCTCCGAAAACCTTCTCGACCCAAAGAGCCCATTGGCGCAGGGCAAAGCCAAGTTAGCTGAAGACTCCGATAAGAGCGACTGGGCCGCCCCTCTGCTCAAGGCCATGTTCAGCCGCACAGCGGGCAGCGAAACCCCGGAGGTGGAGATCCCTCAGCAAGACCTGGATGAAATGCTCCAGGCTGCAACGCAACTGATTAATCAGGTCAGGCTGGGCCGGAGCCGCCGCTGGGTTAGCACCCCCAAGGGCACTCGTTTCCACTTTCGACGCACCCTGCGCAAAGCTCTCCACACCGGGGGCGACCCCCTTTATCCAGCCTGGCAACGCCATCCCAAACGCCAGCCTCGTTTTGTGTTTGTGCTGGACGGAAGCCGCTCAATGCAGTCCTACTCCGACCGGCTCTTGCAATTTGCATTTGCCCTGCGTATGCGCTGTAACCGGGTCGAGGTTTTTGTCTTTTCTACCAGCCTAAAGCGCATTACCCGGCAGCTCGAGAAAGCGGGAAACCTATCCGAACGCCCCAGGCTCAGTCGGCTGGGCCAGGCCTGGGGAGGTGGAACCCAGATCGGGGAGAACCTGCTCTACCTGGAGCAAAAGTACGGCGGCCTGATCCGGGGCGATAGCATCGTGATTGTTGCCAGCGATGGCCTGGACACCGGAGCACCGGAAGTACTGGACTACGCGCTGCGGCAAATTTATCACCGTAGCGCAGCCTTGATCTGGCTGAACCCACTGCTAAAGTACGACGGCTACAACCCCCACGCCAACTGCATGAAGGCCGCCCTCCCCTACCTGGACAGGTTCTGCGCCGCCCACACCCCTAAGGAATACGCCCAGCTCACCCACCGCTTGCGGCTGCGAAAATAGAGCGCTCTTCATAAGAGCTATCGGGGATTCAGAATCCCTTTGCTGTCTGCATCCCGCTAGCCTTCCAGCAACTTGGCCCAGTCAGTTGGGGGCTGGGGCTGGGTATAGGCAGTGTCCATCTGGGCGAGCTGGAGTTTGCCCGAATACTCCTCGTTGACGGCCTGCCAGTAGGTGTACTCCTCGATCACCCAGATACCGCTTTCGCGGGCTCCGTTCCCGCTGCCGCGCACCCCGCCAAAGGGCAGGTGGGCTTCGGCGCCCACAGTGGAGTTGTTGATGCTGGTCATCCCGGCTTTGATTTCATTCTTGAAGCGGTAGGCCCAGTCGCGGCGGTTGGTGTAGAGCGCGCTGGAAAGGCCGTAGGGGTGAGCGTTGGCGGCCTGGATGGCTTCGTCCAGCCCTTCTACCCGCACCAGGTTGATGGTAGGGCCAAAGATCTCCTGCTCAAACTGCTTCATGCCGGGCCGGGCCTCCCACACCGTTGGCCAGCCGAAATAGCCCGCCTCGGGATCGCCCTTGAAGTAAGGATAGGGGTTTGAAGCGGTAATCCGGGCCTTACCAAATAGAAGCGTAGCACCGTCTTGCTGCCCCCAGGAGTAGTGCTCGATCCAGCGCTCGTAGAGCCGGGTGTTAATGAAGGGGCCATAGGTCACCTCGGGATGCTCGAGGGGGTTCCCCACTACGGTGGCCTCGGCCTTTTCCAGGAAGCGCTTTTTGAACTCGTCGTAGATGGGGGCGTCCACAATAATATTGCCCGCGCTGGTGCAGCGCTGCCCACCGGTGGCAAAGGCACTCCACCAGGCCCCCTCCACGGCCAGCTCGAGGTCAGTGTCGCGCAGTACCACCAGGGGGTTTTTACCGCCGAGCTCGAGGGTCGGGCGCAGCAGGTTGCGGCCCGCCACCTCGCCAATCCAGCGCCCTACCGCCGTACTGCCGGTGAAGGCAAATTTGTTCAGCAACCCTTCGTCCATCAGCTCTACCAGCCACTGCCCCGTAGATTCCTTGCCCTCACCAAACACCACATTGATGACCCCCGGCGGCAGTCCGGCTTCCTCGAAGAGCTTGACAAACACGTAGGAAAGCGCAGGCGAGTCGTCGGAGGGCTTCCAGACCACCGTGTTGCCGGTGAGGATGGCCGGAATCAGCTTCCAGGACGGTACTGCAATGGGAAAATTGCCCGCCGTAATCATGCCCACCACGCCAATGGGACGCCGGAAGGTAAAGAGTTCCTTCTGCTTCATCTCGCTAGGCACGGTCTGGCCATAGAGCCTGCGCCCTTCCGAGGCGAAGAAGATGGCCGTATCAATGGCTTCTTGAACGTCACCACCGGCCTCTTTGAAGGTTTTGCCCACCTCGCGTACCATCAGCCGCACCAGGGTGTCTTTTTCGCGGGTCAGCACCCCGGCCAGGTTCATCAGTACGCCCCCGCGCACGGGGGCTGGGGTACGCGACCAGTCCAGGAAGGCTTTTTGCGCTGCCCTGGCGGCTTTTCGCAAAGTATCCTTGGTTCCTTCCGGGAAGCGAGCGGTCAGGTCGGCCCGGTCGGCAGGGTTGTGGCGCTCGAGGAGCCTGCCTTCAAATACCTCCTCACCGCCGATTAGGTGGCCTATCTCCAACGTGTTGCCATATTTGCTTTTATACGTTTGCATGTCACCTCTCCACAGAGTTGAGCTTGGCCCGCAGGGCCTCAACGGTGGCTGGCGGTACCAATTTGGAGACATCTCCCCCGTAGCGGGCAATTTCTTTGACCATGGTGGAGGAAACAAACGACCACCGGGTAGCTGCCATGATAAAAAACGTTTCGGGGTGGTTGCCGTACTGCCGGTTGAGGTGGGCCATCTGGAGCTCGTTTTCGTAGTCGGATACAGCCCTCAGCCCCTTGACGATGACCTTGGAATTAATCCGCTTCATGTACTCCACCAAAAGCCCGCTAAAGCTATCCACCTCTACATTGGTCATTCGAGCCGTAGCCACCGCCTGTCGGATAATTTCAACCCGCTCCTGTGGGGAAAATAGCCACAGTCCCCGCTTGGAGGGGTTCTCGAGCACCGCCACCGTTACCCTGGTGAAATGCCTCGAGGCCCGCTGAATCACGTCGAAGTGCCCGTTGTGCAAGGGGTCGAAACTGCCGGGATAGACTACGTGCATGTTGCCTCGCTTTCGCGCAGTATCTTCACACAGTCAGGCCCCCAGCGTCAAACACATCGGGCTATGAACGGCAAGCCTGCTATCTTTCTCATCCGACCGTTTCGGCCTCGACGATGGTAAGGGTATTGAAACCGTACTCCCGGCGCTCACCCATGGGCAGGGTCAGGTCGGAGGGATGCTGCAAAATGTAGAGGCCATCCGGTTCAACAATCCGCGCCTCGAGCAGCCGCTCAAAGTCCTGCAGAAGGTCGTGGGGATAGGGCGGTGCCATAAAGGCCACCGTGAAGTGCTGGCCGCGCCGCTTTGCATCCTGCAAATAACGCTCCACCGCCACCCCTTCAATCCGAACTTTGAGGCGGGCTTTGCTGGCATTCTCACGCAGGTACTGAATGGCCTGGCGGTCTTTTTCCACCAGGGTGGTTTCAAAACCCTCCGAGGCGGCCTCGAGGCCTATCGCACCGCTGCCTGCGTACAAATCCAGAAAGCTGCCCCTGCGGGGATAACGAAAACGCAAATAGTCAAACAGGGCCTTGCGCAGCCGCACCGGGCTGGGTCTCGCCGATTCCGGCACCTTTAGCGCAACCCCTTTCGCTGCTCCACCCAGAATACGCAACACCGCGATACCCTTAGTTCACTGCCCCGGAACCCGGGTCGGAATCTGTACAATGTCTGGGCTCCGGAACCAGATCTGGCATTGCACATTGCGGCTTTGGGTAGGCTTGACCTGCACTTCAAAACGGCTACTGGCCCCGTTGGGCAGACTACGCACTGCGATTGGGGCCGAATTGGTGCCATAAACCCGACGATTGGGCACCCCGTTCACGGTGGTGACCTGCTTGTCGGTTACCCGCAGGTTGATTCGCACATTGTTCAGGGTTTGGCCAGACTGGTTGACCACCGTGCCCTTTGCCACCATTGCGCCGCCGGCATTCAGGGCGCAGCTCCACTCGCTAACCCGCAGTTTATAGACCGTACTCTGGGCCTGAACCAGTCCTGCCACCAGTAGCAACCCGGCATAAAGGATGACTCTCTTCATAAGGCAATGCTATCAGAGAACGGATTCAACCCTACACCATGTCCCAACCCTCTAGCATTGACTGGCAGCACTCAACGGGGGTTTGGAACGAGCGTAGCAATTTGCACCACTCGAGGATTGCGAAACCACAACTCACAACGATTGACCGAGTCAAAGCCGGTGCGAACTCGCACCTCAAATAGCGCCACTTCGCCCGGCATCAAATTGCGATCTTGTAAAGCTGCTGAATTGGTCGCCATGCGAAGCCCCGGCCCGATCACCCGCACACTGGCCCTCAGGTCTTGCAATGGCCGGGGGCTAATATTTCTGACCGTGCCCTGAACCAGAACCCCTCGAGAAAACGCTTTGCAACTCCAGGAAACAACCCGCAGACGATAAGCGCTGGACTGTCCCAGCACCATTCCACCAACGGCTAGGGTCAGGAACAAAACCAGCAAGCGCTTCATGAGTGTGGTGGCCCAACTTTGTTTCAAATCAAGTCCAGCATCCTATCAGGCGGTACTTCGCCAGCAGTTTACTGCAGAACTGAGTTTCGCAAAACGTTATTTGAAGGCTGTGAGAGTATTTCCGTAGCGATGAGGCAGATTACAAAAACTCTCTTCCGTTTGAAGAGGAGCATAGATAAGGGCAGCGCAACCGCAAAGTGCACGAAAGCCTCCCGTGCACTGTAGGGGAGGCTGGAGGGGTCAGTGAAATGTGCGCCGTCCTCAGTAAAAAACTACTCCCTAAAAAAAACAAAACCTCACTTTCCGTGAGGCTTTTCTGGTCGAGGAGACTGGATTCGAACCAGCGACCCCCTGCTCCCGAAGCAGGTGCGCTACCAGGCTGCGCTACTCCTCGCAACAACCAACTAGTGAGTATAGAGCCCCATCGCCTCTTTGTCTATATTGGCCGTTTCCGCCAGGCTTTTATCGTTCCCTTTGACTCTCTCGTGATGTGAGGAAGACGGCAACACCGCAGGCTAAGTTGCGCCCGTATAGGGTCTAGAGATGAATCCAGGCTGCGCTAGAAAATCATGCTCCAGGCGCAATACCCGAACGATTTTCGATCATGCCATTATCCAAAACATAGGCGGGAGGCACTTAGCTCGGTATTGGTTTCGCCAAATAGGACATTTCTGATGGCAACCCGGTGTACCGGCTGAGGGCGCTGTGACCAAGGCTTTGCTGCAAATGATGAGAGCCCAGGTTTACACGAACCTAACTCAGAACGATGGCGTGCATGGCACAAAAACCCAGTCAATAGCGTCATTCTGAACACAGCGAGGAATCTGCTGCGCTACCATCCCCAACATTCGCCAGCCTTGCGCCGTGCCAGATTTCTCGTAGGCTAGCGCCTCGGAAATGACAGGTGTGTTTGTTGTTGGCTTCGATGATCCGTGCGCCATTGACGCAGCCACTCTCAGGAAGTTTATATACGCAAATAAGCATGTGAGCAACATCAAGAAGTTCTTAATCACTTCCTTGACTTTGAGGTTTTATCTGTTCCGTATCGTTAGCATGGGTGTCGTAATCTTAGCTCAGAAGGCGGTGGGTGTTTCAAAATCTGAGGTGGGTTGGGTATGCTGAAACCTTTTCTGTGGCTATTTCTTCTTACCGCCCTGGCCGCGTGCAACGGCAACAGTGAAAGCATTACGCCCCCGGGTGGGCCTACCCCCACCCGCTCGGGGCTCTGGTCAGACCCCAACATCTGGCCGAGCAAGAAGGTGCCTGCTGAAAGAGAAGTGGTCAGCATCCCACCCGATCTAGCCGTAACCCTGGACGTAAGCCCGCCGCCCTTGAAGGGGCTAACGGTTTACGGGGTTCTTAGATTTGACGACAAGGATCTGGAGCTCAAAGCCGACTGGATTATGGTGCACGGAAGGTTGGAAATTGGAACCCCCAACCAGCCTTTTCGACGTCGTGCGGTAATTACCCTCACCGGCAACAATCCGGCCGAAGATCAGATGGGCATGGGCACCAAGGTTCTCGGGGTGATGAGGGGCATCCTCGAGCTTCACGGTGAACCGCGCAAGGGCTGGACCAGACTGGCCCAAACAGCCGCCAAAGGCGCGACCCAGATCACGGTACTGGACGCCAGGGACTGGCGGGTAGGGGATCAGATTGTGATCGCCTCAACCGACTTTGACCCCCGACAGGCGGAGGTCAAGACCATTACGGCCATCGCTGGCAATACCCTCACCCTCGACTCTGCCCTCAAGTACCCACACTTTGGCAGCGTCACCTTCGATGTTGATCAGCGGGCAGAAGTGGGCCTGCTCTCCAGAAACGTGCGGATACAAGGGGATGAGTCCTCCGCCAACACCGGATTCGGTGGGCACATCATGGGTATGATGGGCAGTTTTATGCGGGTTTCGGGGGTCGAGCTGTTCCGCATGGGCCAGCTTGACCAGCTCGCACGCTACCCCTTTCACTGGCACCTGATGGGCGAATCGCCGGGCCAGTACATCAAAAACAGCTCCATTCATCAAAGCTTCAACCGCTGCGTTACCGTACACGGAACCAGCCAGGTAGAGGTTGTGGGCAACGTTGCGTACAACAATATCGGTCACTGCTATTTCCTGGAAGATGGCGCCGAAAGCAAAAACCTCATTGAGGGCAATCTGGGTATATGGACCCGCAAGCCCGACACTTCCAAAGGGCAAAAAGGGGTCATTCCCACCGATCGCACTCCGGCTACTTTCTGGATAACGCACCCCAACAACATCGTTCGCAACAATGTGGCGGCTGGCTCGGAACACACCGGCTTTTGGTATGCCCTGCCCGAAAACCCCACCGGCCCCTCGGCCACCACCACCATCTGGCCCCGTCGCACCCCGCTGGGCGAGTTCTCGGGCAACGTGGCCCACTCCAACTGGGACGGCCTGATGGTAGACCGCGGCCCCAATAAAAACACCCTGGAATCCGAAACCACCATCTACAACCCCCGCACCAACCCCGCGGATGCACAGAACCAGTGGGACAACACCAAAAACCCCCCAGTGGTGGCGGAATTCAAGAACTTCACCGGCTACAAAAACCGCGGCAATGCCATCTGGCTGCGCGGCACCAACCACAAAGTCACCGGGGCCCGGCTTTCCGACAACGCTATCGGGGTCACCTTCGCCTCCTGGGAGACCACCCTCGAGGACTCGCTGATAGTAGGTGACAGCGACAATAAAGGCTTCCCCGAGAGCTGGGAGTTCCGCGGCGCGGATGGTCGCAGCCTGCCCCGGCCCTGGGCCATAAGCAACGGAGGCCCTATCCAGGACAACTTTCCCATCCGTGGCTTCGAGTTTTACGATGGCAAGATCGGCTTCCGCAATGTTCAGTTTGTGAACTTCCAACCCCTGCCAATCCAGAATGCCCAGGGCGGCCAGAGCGCAATTCGCGAGGCCGGGGCCATGAGCTACCTGCGCTTTACCGATTTTTCCATTGACAGCCGCAACTTTGCCGAAGGGGCCCACTTTACCAATGCGAAGCCGGTCTACCTGCCGCCGCGCCCTGAGCCCACCCCGGAGGAGATCGCCAACGACGATACCTCCGACGGCTACCGGGGTAGTGTGTTTGTAGATGCCGACGGCTCGGTGAGTGGGAAACGTGGCCATGCCGTTGTGCTGAATACGCCCTTCCTGCTGGACACTAACTGTGAAATTCGCTCTGAGTGGAACGCTGGCATCTGCAACTACAGCTACGGGCGGCTTTACATCTACAACGAAAGCGGGGGCGGCATCGCCCCGGTCTCGCTCACCCGCAACGACGGTAGCAATCGCGTTTTCCGGATGTGGGGCACACCCAAAGGCGGCGACAACACCCAATTCGGGGCTACCGTATTCAAGGGCCGCAGTTATAACCTGGGCGTTTCCGGCAGCATGCCCGCCAGGCTCAAGCTGCGGTTTGACAATAGCCTGCCGGGAGAGTTCGTTATCGTGGCTATGCCTTACAGTGGGGAACCCTTCATCTACCGCGACTACTGGATAGACAACCGCAACAAACTGCCCCGCGCAGCCTCCAGGGCCGAGTTTGATAGCAGCAATGGAGACCGCTACTGGAGCGAAGGCGGAAGTGTGTTTGTGAAGTTGGTAGTACGTGATCAACCAGGCCGCGACTGGGCTGTGCTGGATATTTGCCGTAACGACCTGTGCAGGTGAGGGAAATCGTGGCTGGATGAAACGGCTCAGGTGCTAATCCATCAGGGTTTTTTCCTGGAGCAACGCGGCCAGACCACTCTCATCCAGTATGGGAATCCCCAACTCTTGGGCTTTGGCACGTTTTGAGCCCGCACCCGGCCCCGCTACCACATAGCTGGTTTTCTTGCTGACCGAGCCGGACACTTTGGCGCCAAGGGCCTCCAGTTCGCGCGCCACCTCATCCCGGGGGCGAGACAGTTCTCCGGTAAGCACAAAGGTCAGCCCCTCAAGGGCGTTGCTTTTTTGCCTCTCTCTGGCCTCAAAACTAACCCCGGCGGCCCGCAGGCGCTCAATAAAACGACGCATCTCGGGTTTGGCAAGGGCATTGTGGATAGCCTGGGCGGTGACCTCGGCAATGTCCGGCACGGCGTCGAGCTCCTCTACGGTGGCGGAGAGGATTTTGTCCAGATGGCCAAAGCGCCTGGCCAGGGCCCTGGCGGTAGCCTCGCCCACCTGCGGGATGCCCAGGGCAAATAACAGCCGCTCGAGGCCCCGGCTTTTGCTGCTCTCAATCTGATTCAGCAGGTTCTGGGCGCTTTTCTCCGCCATGCGCTCGAGGGCAGTTAAGTCCTCCTTGCGAAGCCGATACAGGTCGGCAGCATCCCTGACCAGGCCAGCCCCCAGCAGCTGCTCGATAAGCTTTTCCCCCAGGCCCTGGATGTCCATGGCCCGGCGGCTCGCAAAGTGGCGGATAGACTCAAAGGCCTTGGCCGGGCATAAGGGGTTGGGGCACAGGTGAATCTTGCCGGACAGCACTAGCTCGCTCTGGCACTCCGGACAGTGGCGGGGCCATTCCACAGGTGTATGGCCCCTGGGCGCTTCGGTGATGACCCGGAGCACCTCGGGAATCACCCCGCCGGACTTGTGCACAAGCACCGTGTCGCCAATCCGCAGGCCCAGCTCCTGCACAAAGCTTTCGTTGTGAAGCGTAACCCGGCTAACGGTGGAGCCATCCAGCGAGATGGGCTCGAGTTCCGCTACCGGCGTGACCCGCCCCGTGCGCCCTACCTGAAAAACCACATTCACCACCCGTGTGGGCTTCTCCTCGGCAGGGAACTTGTAGGCAATGGCAAAGCGGGGGGTTTTGGCGGTATAGCCGAGTTCCGACCAGAGCGCCAGGTTATTGAGTTTGACCGTCACCCCGTCGGCTTCAAAAGGCAGCTTGCGGCGCTGGGCCAGCATGGCCCGATACCCCTCCTGAACCCCCTCCACCCCCCGCACCACCCGGTAGTGAGGCTCCACCGAAAAGCCGAGTTGGCCAAGTTTTTCCAGCAAATCCCGCTGGGTGGCCACCCCAAAGGTCTCGGGCCTTCCCACCCCATAAAACAAACCCCGCAAGCCCCGGCTAGCGCTGACCCGGGGGTCTTTTTGACGCAGGCTGCCCGCCGCAGCGTTGCGGGGGTTCTTGAAAGGGGCTGCACCCTCCTCTTCCAGTCTGGCGTTCAAATCCAGGAAGGCTTGAATGGGTAAGTAGATTTCACCCCGAACCTCGAGGCTCAAGGGTTCAGGCAGCTCTCGAGGGATGTCGGCAATGGTGAGTAGGTTTGGGGTAATGTCCTCTCCTACTGCGCCATCGCCACGGGTCAGACCCCGCCGCAGCAGGCCATTGCGGTAGATTAGATTAACCGAAAGACCGTCAATCTTGTACTCCAAAACATATTCTCGGGGTTCTGCGCTGCCCAGGGCGCGGTTGATGCTGGCCTCAAAGTCCTGGATGTCCTCAGGGCCAAAAGCGTTCCCCAAGGAGTACATTCGGGTGGGGTGGGGCACGGCTTCAAAGGTGGTCTCGTAGAGCAAGCTCCCCACGGTCTGGGTAGGCGAGTCTGGGGTTACCAGCTCTGGATGCGCTTCCTCGAGTTCTTTCAGTTCACGTAACAGGCGGTCATATTCGGCATCGGAAATCTCCGGGTCGTCGAGTACA
Proteins encoded:
- the coaD gene encoding pantetheine-phosphate adenylyltransferase; its protein translation is MHVVYPGSFDPLHNGHFDVIQRASRHFTRVTVAVLENPSKRGLWLFSPQERVEIIRQAVATARMTNVEVDSFSGLLVEYMKRINSKVIVKGLRAVSDYENELQMAHLNRQYGNHPETFFIMAATRWSFVSSTMVKEIARYGGDVSKLVPPATVEALRAKLNSVER
- a CDS encoding XdhC family protein, which translates into the protein MDLYSKIEELRRRGESFALATVVSRQAPVSSHLGDKALVFEDGRFEGYVGGACSREIVRKQALEVLRLGKPRLVKITPEAAAKVVLEHADQVVIPMTCASEGAVDVYIEPLVGKACLLVVGGSQIALTTAQIAARMNYRVTLACDMPELAGVSLESDIQVLDWRDLEGWLPHQNPAKTSIVVASQGHYDEDVLALIARWMPQPAYLGLVASRKRGAAVLDNLEILGVPKTALPGLKYPAGLDLGGRGRDEVAISILAEIILYKSGKAWPDSAGVAKEKIPVNDQTSSQPLPSSPQNDPTVLREIQQVASIAAEISAVTSTPAAYPTPLPPGMAIDPTSGEVLEIARAVSAEYQGQTYYFSCPNCRAKFLKNPDKYLKGKA
- a CDS encoding aldehyde dehydrogenase family protein — translated: MQTYKSKYGNTLEIGHLIGGEEVFEGRLLERHNPADRADLTARFPEGTKDTLRKAARAAQKAFLDWSRTPAPVRGGVLMNLAGVLTREKDTLVRLMVREVGKTFKEAGGDVQEAIDTAIFFASEGRRLYGQTVPSEMKQKELFTFRRPIGVVGMITAGNFPIAVPSWKLIPAILTGNTVVWKPSDDSPALSYVFVKLFEEAGLPPGVINVVFGEGKESTGQWLVELMDEGLLNKFAFTGSTAVGRWIGEVAGRNLLRPTLELGGKNPLVVLRDTDLELAVEGAWWSAFATGGQRCTSAGNIIVDAPIYDEFKKRFLEKAEATVVGNPLEHPEVTYGPFINTRLYERWIEHYSWGQQDGATLLFGKARITASNPYPYFKGDPEAGYFGWPTVWEARPGMKQFEQEIFGPTINLVRVEGLDEAIQAANAHPYGLSSALYTNRRDWAYRFKNEIKAGMTSINNSTVGAEAHLPFGGVRGSGNGARESGIWVIEEYTYWQAVNEEYSGKLQLAQMDTAYTQPQPPTDWAKLLEG
- a CDS encoding G8 domain-containing protein — protein: MLKPFLWLFLLTALAACNGNSESITPPGGPTPTRSGLWSDPNIWPSKKVPAEREVVSIPPDLAVTLDVSPPPLKGLTVYGVLRFDDKDLELKADWIMVHGRLEIGTPNQPFRRRAVITLTGNNPAEDQMGMGTKVLGVMRGILELHGEPRKGWTRLAQTAAKGATQITVLDARDWRVGDQIVIASTDFDPRQAEVKTITAIAGNTLTLDSALKYPHFGSVTFDVDQRAEVGLLSRNVRIQGDESSANTGFGGHIMGMMGSFMRVSGVELFRMGQLDQLARYPFHWHLMGESPGQYIKNSSIHQSFNRCVTVHGTSQVEVVGNVAYNNIGHCYFLEDGAESKNLIEGNLGIWTRKPDTSKGQKGVIPTDRTPATFWITHPNNIVRNNVAAGSEHTGFWYALPENPTGPSATTTIWPRRTPLGEFSGNVAHSNWDGLMVDRGPNKNTLESETTIYNPRTNPADAQNQWDNTKNPPVVAEFKNFTGYKNRGNAIWLRGTNHKVTGARLSDNAIGVTFASWETTLEDSLIVGDSDNKGFPESWEFRGADGRSLPRPWAISNGGPIQDNFPIRGFEFYDGKIGFRNVQFVNFQPLPIQNAQGGQSAIREAGAMSYLRFTDFSIDSRNFAEGAHFTNAKPVYLPPRPEPTPEEIANDDTSDGYRGSVFVDADGSVSGKRGHAVVLNTPFLLDTNCEIRSEWNAGICNYSYGRLYIYNESGGGIAPVSLTRNDGSNRVFRMWGTPKGGDNTQFGATVFKGRSYNLGVSGSMPARLKLRFDNSLPGEFVIVAMPYSGEPFIYRDYWIDNRNKLPRAASRAEFDSSNGDRYWSEGGSVFVKLVVRDQPGRDWAVLDICRNDLCR
- a CDS encoding VWA domain-containing protein — protein: MSTSAEPLQFPYGSLPENLIAFTEHLRHTTQRFNLGPGEVQDALEALGAINLGSLQEVRQALKLVLCSNLEQERVFDDLFFQFFLPSRKRVGAQPNSHKASPGSQGETGQKSQPARNTPSENLLDPKSPLAQGKAKLAEDSDKSDWAAPLLKAMFSRTAGSETPEVEIPQQDLDEMLQAATQLINQVRLGRSRRWVSTPKGTRFHFRRTLRKALHTGGDPLYPAWQRHPKRQPRFVFVLDGSRSMQSYSDRLLQFAFALRMRCNRVEVFVFSTSLKRITRQLEKAGNLSERPRLSRLGQAWGGGTQIGENLLYLEQKYGGLIRGDSIVIVASDGLDTGAPEVLDYALRQIYHRSAALIWLNPLLKYDGYNPHANCMKAALPYLDRFCAAHTPKEYAQLTHRLRLRK
- a CDS encoding MoxR family ATPase, producing the protein MSQAEINPLLTTVEGIQAVLRERNYIADLPMATALRLVMALRKPLLVEGPAGVGKTQVAKTLAEVLDTKLIRLQCYEGLDTAQALYEWNYPKQMLHIRLTEHTGASVAEREAQIFSEAYLLRRPLLEAISQDKPPVLLIDEIDRTDEEFEAFLLELLAEFQVTIPELGTLKATHRPYVILTSNRSRELSDALRRRCLYLWQNYPSFEKEVEIIRTKLPGINERLAQKIATVVAHLRELPLNKAPGVAESLDWAEALVSLHKESLDMHILEQTWGVILKDKDDLTLVEAHKQRIAELVA
- a CDS encoding RsmD family RNA methyltransferase, giving the protein MLRILGGAAKGVALKVPESARPSPVRLRKALFDYLRFRYPRRGSFLDLYAGSGAIGLEAASEGFETTLVEKDRQAIQYLRENASKARLKVRIEGVAVERYLQDAKRRGQHFTVAFMAPPYPHDLLQDFERLLEARIVEPDGLYILQHPSDLTLPMGERREYGFNTLTIVEAETVG